A window of Glycine soja cultivar W05 chromosome 2, ASM419377v2, whole genome shotgun sequence genomic DNA:
CATCCACACAGAATCTGAGCCAATCTGCATCTGATTATATCGACGAGAGAGTAGGCTTTTTGAGTAGCTTAAGATATTCGCTCGCCACATTTTTGGCTCAGGTTTGCTTTGTTCCTTGTGTTTGAATCACAAAACTCTTTCATAATTAGAATGAGTATAATTTGCTTGTCTCTTGTTGTCAAGCTTACTTAATAGTTAATAATACTTTGTTATTGTATGATTCCGTTACATTGATGTTATTAATCTTCATATATGTAGAAGAGAAAATTTGGAATGACCAAATGATTATGAAGGTGGTGTTGTATCTTGCATGTTTTCTTAGAAGCTTCTGCTTTTCACCCAGTTGACCTAGTTTTGCTCTTGGGTacttccccccctttttttgatGCTGTGGCACTGTTATTGATGTCTTTAGGGAATTCCTCTAATGGGCCTTCTGAGGGATTATGAGGATAGGTTTAACAGGATAGTTCAGTCAGCATAGAATTTAAGCTAAATTGTTTACATATAGATGTGGGATTCGAGTTCTTCTGGCATATCACATGATTCAGCGTAGACAAATATTCATGGTGAATAGATGTAATGTGCACTTATGAACTCACCTgtagaaatagaaaattataaatatggaaGAATTTCTATTCAACTTAACTTTATTAAGTGCCAATATGACATCAATTTTCtgatattatttcaaatttgaaacTTCATACTCAGGTTTATATGGAAGTTGATAAAATTGGAGAGGATTTAGTGGAAGATCCAGAGACTAAGCTGCCCTCGTTGTTGGTTACAATTAGTGTTTTGTTTTCAACATTAGAAGCTTCAATTGGACATCTACATGCAATGCGTCAggtttatataaataaagttttttgtttttgccttTTTCGCCTCTGCTTTCACTTATGTATACTCTTACCCCTTATCTCTATGATCCATGATTTGTCAAAGCAAAACAGAAGCATGTTTGCAGATAAATATTGCTTCTAGAATTGACCTTTTCTATTTATTCAGAGTGATTCTTCTGTTGATGGGAGCTATTCAACCCCTCTGCTGTTTGAGAAGGTGCCAGAAATAAATCAGGAGGGATCTCAGTGGACAGACTGTGAAATAAGAGATGCTATCAATTcagtttatcaaaatttaaacaagTTGGATTCATATATATCTTTTCTTGTAAGAGCTTCTATCTTATGTTATCTCATTAACTTTTGGAGGCTGTGGCTGTCTAAATTTTTACCTATATGCATATGGTCTAAAATTCATAATATCACTTAATATGGATGTCCATTTAGTATTAAGGACAGGAATAATACATATTGAAACACCATTTCCAGTGACATAAATtacttcatttttataattttcactcttgtgggaaaaaaataaaaccgaTCTGAATCCAATCTTCATAATTTAATCCTTCAATTTCTGGCAGCTCACTCTATTAGTATTAGCAATTTagcattttgttttaatttttggtgAGAAGCAATGTAGCATTTTTTCTGTGCCTTACTGTTCAGCATTCATGAACccatcactttttttatttcttaaaacttACTAACAAAAATGTGGCTGGCCAAAATTAATTGCTTACCTAAATTTCTCTTGTTACTTTGTCCTGTGCCCCCCTCCGGCTTTGATTGGTGATCTGAAATTCCCAAAACAGTAGAAACAGAATAGTAGATCCTACAATTAGACAACACTTAGCCTGACTTTATAATACACCTTATTATATGTTAAACACTACTAGATGCCTATGCTAAAAAAAAGTCACTACTAGAAACCTCTTATGTTCTTCTCTATCTCCTGGCAATCTCTGGGACTTTGTCAATGCCTATTAGAAGTGGACAAAATTATCCTGACTGGAATCAATAACTCGGGCTTCTATTTTTTTACCACCTATATTAGATTTAGTCATTTATGGATGGAGGttctgaaattgaacaattaatCAACTTGTTTTAATAATACAGATTTGTTTCTAGTTGTCCGGTTTATGTTGATTGGTTTGTTAAGTGACATcgataacattttaaatttcaattttatggtTGTAATATGTTTCAGGTCATCAAACATAGAAAGCCAAGGAAAATAACTCAATATTGGATCCGCTATACATGTGGTGCAGTTGGTTTGTCAGTATGCTCCATTTGGCTCTTGCGGCATAGTAGATTGGTGGGGAGTTCTGATCTTGATAATTGGGTTCAGGAAGCTAGGAACTCAACATATAGCTTTTTTAGGAATCACGTAGAGGAACCGGTACATTTCTTCTAGATAATTTACCATGgtttcattcttttttcttttttttttcctcctcaATATAGGAGAAATCAACTTAACATATCCTTATGAGATAGGTGTGGTCAACattattcaattttcttaaCCTCATTTCCCTTAAATCTCGatctattataattaaaattaactgtGTACTCTACCTAAAAGTCTGTTCTCCATGAGCAATGAACAAATTTtatcttcttctatcttctcaCTCTTCATTCACATATTTAAATCTGTTAAAAGTGAACCAAACTGAATGAGTTTTACAAATTGATGTAGGATGGAAGCATGAAATAAGGTTTAGTATTGTCTAGAAGCTGATCTAAAGCACACTATGTAATATGTATATAAGGTTGAAACCAAATAAAACCCTTTAAAGTAATCTctataaaaattacataataatcGTAAAAATCTTATATACTATTGAGATTGGAGTCCTCTTGCATGTCACTTTGTCCCACGTTATGAttctaattttgtatatattctGATGCAATCAATTTTCAGATTTTTTCCATTAGGGATGAACTTTTTGACACATTTAAGAAGAGACATCAAGGTATTATGGACGTTGAAGAGGTGCAGTTAACTTCCAACTCACTACACAGGTTATTggtttttaaatatgttgtccgccttttgttatttttaaatactaaaCCTGTATATAACCTTGATGCTCAgaatgcttaattttttttatcattacaaaatgtttaatttaacaTATCTATTTACAGTTTTGCAACATATGCTGTTAATTAGGCACCTTAATAATTGCTTGTGAAACTTTTGggacttgaaaattttaatgaGTTGTGTTGACTCTCTTCCATGGCTTGAATTGAAGCTGATTCTATACGTAGAAgatttaatttgaaaagaaacacaaaaaatCAACTAATGGAAGTTGTGCAGTAAATGCAGGATGTTAATTTTTCTAATCCTGTTGATTCAGTGTAGTCTGGCTAGCTATTATGATCTTTTACAATGTTTTCTAGCATATGTTAATATCATAAGTAGAAGTATAATCCTGTTGATAGTTTGACTGGTAATAGTCATCTACTTGAAATTGAAAGGCATGCTAGTTGCATGAATAATTGGATATTGCTTTTATTGTaactttttctaaaaatttctGTACAGAATGTTGTTGGCTTTCAGTGAGCAGACAAAGGGTCAGAAGTTCCCAGTGAATGCTTCGGATCAGGAAATGATGGAGATAGTCATGGATAGGTGAGTTTGGATATTTCACTTTAGAACCACCTCTAGTTATACTTGTCTAACGGTAGGGAATGAAGGCACTGCTCTATAGAGTTTCTAGCTATTCATCTTGCTTTGATGTTTCATTATGAAgatatgttaattttaatagAAAGCCATTGTTTTGATATTGACATTAAATGATTGTACTGCCATATCTTTTGACTAAGGGGTTTCTGGCTAATGTTGTGGGTTAACTATTCCAGTTTAACTAGCAGTATCTTTTGGGGTTGGAAATATGTGAGCATTTATAGGCAAATAATATTAAGATAATGGGTTCACTTTTTAAGTTGCCCTTCTGATATTGGATGTCCATGTTAGAATAATCTAAATTCCTTACCTGGatattcatataaaatattttcaatttacatCGGTTGACAATATTCAAAACTTTACAGAATTAAAAATTGGATTTTGATGGAACAAAAAGACAATAACATACagaaagtaatttttatatatactagtCCTCTCTAAATTATCTAATAGGGACTTGGGTATTATGGGGTGCCTATGTCCCACATTGAGTAGTTTGGATGCTTGGTGGAGAAGTGGTTTGGTTCCCACCCCCCGCTTTAAGAGGGTTCTCCTAGTGCTTGGGTGCTTATCAGTTGGTATCAAAGCTGGCTGTCGATGTCTTGAGAAGGGCTACCTATGGGGATTTCGGCTCTCAAGGGCAGTGCTAAGTTAGGGACCTGGGTATAATGTGGTGCCTAAGTCTCACATTGAGTAGTATAGGATGCTTGGTGTAGTACACATTGGGCTTGGCTTTCCATCCTTGATGGCTAGCTTTTAAGGGAGGGTTCCCCAGGTGCTTAGCTGCTTATCATTTTCTAATACCAAGAAATATTGAATTTAGAATCTTTATTAGTAAAATTCATAAGATCATTTCATTTCTTGTAATATTAGTGTTTATCACAAGTGTTAAGATCTAATTTTTTCAAGTATAAATGTAGGTATGAGAAGGAACTCATGCATCCTATCCAAAACCTTCTCAATGGAGAGCTGGTTCGGGCTATACTTATTCAGGTAATGTAATTCACATGTTATATCTTATGTGTAACATCTGGTTTAGTAGTTTTAATGTAACTTTTCATTCACTATTCCAGGTTCAGAAGCTCAAGCTGGACACTGAGACGTGAGTTTTTTTAATCTGAAAATTTAAGTGAATATTTCACATTGTTTTAATTCCTCAACATTATATTTTGGTCAGGGCAATGCTAGAGCTGAACCAGATTCTACGGGCAAATGAAATCAACTTTGCAGTTCTGACTGCTTTACCtgcattttttctctctcttttactCATGATGTTAGTACGTGGATGGTTCAAACAGGTAATTTCCCTTGTTTGGTTTGCACAAAATGATGAGCTTAAAGAATATAGGACTCCAAATATCATACTATAGTCTGAActcttaagaaaaattatatcaacTGAGTTGGAGTGTGGATCTTGTTTGGAGTGACACTCTACTCCATGAAGTGATTAAGTGAATATTGGTGACAAGATTGATGGGAGGGGGGAAATATGCTTGCAAGTTACAGTATGTATATCACTTGGTATATTGCTAAATCTTAATCTCTTCTACCTTTCTCTCTTGGctaatttttttagtgaatgTGTACGGATActgttaaaatttgtttatatgtGATAGTGGACTAAATATTACATTACCTGTTTCTAGTTACTTATGTCTTAACTAGTGCTTGATTAGGTcgaaaaagatgttttttgatacCAAGTCTGctcaatttcattctttatttctTTGTCCACTAATGTTATATACTTGACTGCCCTCATTTTTTTGTATAGAATTTTGTTATTTGCCTCATATTGATTGGTGGATGCTACACAGTATTATGAATTTACCTATTTTCTGTTCTCAATGCATGTTGTTTGTGCTATTCTCCAATTAGAATTGGAGTTTTACCTTGGTAAATTGTGTTATCCTTTAGTGCAAACTTTTATTACGCGGATTACCAAGGTGAATATTTTGAGGTAACTATTTCAAGGCTCATTATTTTTGGACCCAAATGGACAAATTTGTCAACTTGTATCAGTACTGCCTTCTTAATCTCTCTTAAAAATTCTGTTATCCACTACTtgcattgataaaaaaataaatctgtGTACATTAGGATACCAAAGCTGAGGGAAGAGGTAGAGTTGCTCGGATTCAGAGGAGGCTACTTGTTATAGAGGTTAAGAAAAGGATTATGCAGTACCAAAATTATGTTGATCAAGGGTTGGTAAGAAGCTTTCCTTTTTGTTGATTTGAATGAGATGGATGGATAGAGCAAGGATGAAATGTTGTGTTACATGTCATCTACAGGAGAGAGATGCAGAATATATGTTTGGACTGGCACTCTATAGCCTGGATCGCCTGTATCACTCTGTCAAGTGGCATGCAGAAGCTACCGGAGAGTGGGAACGGTTAGTTGCACTCTTCTCTCTCAATTCTCAGCTATAATTGTTGGGTAGTTACTTTCTGTTTAATGGATTTATATTACTGTTTAAGCACATGAAAGAAATGTGATTTTTATGAATGTTGAGATTGCTAAATCAGTGATATAATGAACAGCTTGCGCGAGGATATAATAGATTTGGCTAAGCCTAGACTACAAACTTCACACAAGGAGTCTGTGATATCACACATGGTTACATTTGACTGCTTGCTTCCAAGTCGGAACCGCCTGTAGCATATTTTAGCTTACTATtcttctcataatttttttaatgatgttttTCTTGCTACTTTGAAATCCAATTTTG
This region includes:
- the LOC114401002 gene encoding protein DGS1, mitochondrial-like isoform X2 gives rise to the protein MAVPPSETESVEKRTFLSQFYSHYLGNRIHALYPYFSTNFLSTFVLRFRSTQRRECLPLPLPSSSLDAPLFMTKRSRVHDVLEDILERVLINLHSVQKNLQFWQSRAKRSDSEKARFMIFERGPRAFIDETVKLLRGLTAQGSSTQNLSQSASDYIDERVGFLSSLRYSLATFLAQVYMEVDKIGEDLVEDPETKLPSLLVTISVLFSTLEASIGHLHAMRQSDSSVDGSYSTPLLFEKVPEINQEGSQWTDCEIRDAINSVYQNLNKLDSYISFLVIKHRKPRKITQYWIRYTCGAVGLSVCSIWLLRHSRLVGSSDLDNWVQEARNSTYSFFRNHVEEPIFSIRDELFDTFKKRHQGIMDVEEVQLTSNSLHRMLLAFSEQTKGQKFPVNASDQEMMEIVMDRYEKELMHPIQNLLNGELVRAILIQVQKLKLDTETAMLELNQILRANEINFAVLTALPAFFLSLLLMMLVRGWFKQDTKAEGRGRVARIQRRLLVIEVKKRIMQYQNYVDQGREMQNICLDWHSIAWIACITLSSGMQKLPESGNACARI
- the LOC114401002 gene encoding protein DGS1, mitochondrial-like isoform X1, with the protein product MAVPPSETESVEKRTFLSQFYSHYLGNRIHALYPYFSTNFLSTFVLRFRSTQRRECLPLPLPSSSLDAPLFMTKRSRVHDVLEDILERVLINLHSVQKNLQFWQSRAKRSDSEKARFMIFERGPRAFIDETVKLLRGLTAQGSSTQNLSQSASDYIDERVGFLSSLRYSLATFLAQVYMEVDKIGEDLVEDPETKLPSLLVTISVLFSTLEASIGHLHAMRQSDSSVDGSYSTPLLFEKVPEINQEGSQWTDCEIRDAINSVYQNLNKLDSYISFLVIKHRKPRKITQYWIRYTCGAVGLSVCSIWLLRHSRLVGSSDLDNWVQEARNSTYSFFRNHVEEPIFSIRDELFDTFKKRHQGIMDVEEVQLTSNSLHRMLLAFSEQTKGQKFPVNASDQEMMEIVMDRYEKELMHPIQNLLNGELVRAILIQVQKLKLDTETAMLELNQILRANEINFAVLTALPAFFLSLLLMMLVRGWFKQDTKAEGRGRVARIQRRLLVIEVKKRIMQYQNYVDQGLERDAEYMFGLALYSLDRLYHSVKWHAEATGEWERLREDIIDLAKPRLQTSHKESVISHMVTFDCLLPSRNRL